The following proteins are co-located in the Mus caroli chromosome 7, CAROLI_EIJ_v1.1, whole genome shotgun sequence genome:
- the Selenos gene encoding selenoprotein S isoform X2: MLVGSLLASYGWYILFSCILLYIVIQRLSLRLRALRQRQLDQAETVLEPDVVVKRQEALAAARLRMQEDLNAQVEKHKEKLRQLEEEKRRQKIEMWDSMQEGRSYKRNSGRPQEEDGPGPSTSSVIPKGKSDKKPLRGGGYNPLTGEGGGTCSWRPGRRGPSSGG, translated from the exons ATGCTCG tgggcTCCCTGCTGGCCAGCTATGGCTGGTACATCCTCTTCAGCTGCATCCTTCTCTACATTGTCATCCAGAGGCTCTCCCTCCGACTGAGGGCTttgaggcagagacagctggaccAAGCCGAGACTGTTCTGG aacCTGATGTTGTTGTTAAGCGACAAGAGGCTTTAGCAGCTGCTCGTTTGAGAATGCAGGAAGATCTAAATGCCCAAGTtgaaaaacataaggaaaaactAAGACAG cttgaagaagagaaaagaagacagaagattGAAATGTGGGACAGCATGCAAGAAGGCAGAAGTTacaaaagaaattcaggaagGCCTCAG GAAGAAGATGGCCCTGGACCTTCTACTTCATCTGTCATCCCCAAAGGAAAATCTGACAAAAAGCCTTTGCGAGGAGGTG GTTATAACCCTCTGACGGGTGAAGGGGGTGGAACCTGCTCCTGGAGACCTGGACGCAGGGGCCCATCATCTGGTGGATGA
- the Selenos gene encoding selenoprotein S isoform X1, producing MDRDEEPLSARPALETESLRFLHVTVGSLLASYGWYILFSCILLYIVIQRLSLRLRALRQRQLDQAETVLEPDVVVKRQEALAAARLRMQEDLNAQVEKHKEKLRQLEEEKRRQKIEMWDSMQEGRSYKRNSGRPQEEDGPGPSTSSVIPKGKSDKKPLRGGGYNPLTGEGGGTCSWRPGRRGPSSGG from the exons ATGGATCGCGATGAAGAGCCTCTGTCCGCGAGGCCGGCGCTGGAGACCGAGAGCCTGCGATTCCTGCACGTGACAG tgggcTCCCTGCTGGCCAGCTATGGCTGGTACATCCTCTTCAGCTGCATCCTTCTCTACATTGTCATCCAGAGGCTCTCCCTCCGACTGAGGGCTttgaggcagagacagctggaccAAGCCGAGACTGTTCTGG aacCTGATGTTGTTGTTAAGCGACAAGAGGCTTTAGCAGCTGCTCGTTTGAGAATGCAGGAAGATCTAAATGCCCAAGTtgaaaaacataaggaaaaactAAGACAG cttgaagaagagaaaagaagacagaagattGAAATGTGGGACAGCATGCAAGAAGGCAGAAGTTacaaaagaaattcaggaagGCCTCAG GAAGAAGATGGCCCTGGACCTTCTACTTCATCTGTCATCCCCAAAGGAAAATCTGACAAAAAGCCTTTGCGAGGAGGTG GTTATAACCCTCTGACGGGTGAAGGGGGTGGAACCTGCTCCTGGAGACCTGGACGCAGGGGCCCATCATCTGGTGGATGA